In Nocardioides cavernae, a single genomic region encodes these proteins:
- a CDS encoding C40 family peptidase → MPVAAPHDHEPRRRTTSRWASAVVLVAGLAVGGGHAAYADDDPTPSESDVAAAKDRADAKGRDVATVQADLIRANLALETAGDRAAQAAEAWNGARWRAEQARADADEAEEAAEAAREDVESQRELYAATVVQSYEDGTQVQGLSAIVEADGVESLIDRTVTMGNTSDALNHQYDSFLASSAVADVTASTAAQASERAEVAEADAEEAYDAAGAAEAAAGAEAQSVSATKADLIAELAELEGISVRLAEKRQSALEREAADAAAAAAQAQAEAVAQAQAEAEAEAQAVADAQAQAQAEQEQQSAPTPAPTPTSTPTTKPTPTPTPAPTATPTPTPTETPTPTPTPTPTPTPTPTPTETPTPAPTPTTPPPPPPPPPASTGAAAVIAFAAAQIGDPYKWGASGPNAWDCSGLTAGAWAAAGKVLPHYSVAQYTQSTKITAAELAPGDLVFWGSSSSPSSIYHVALYIGDGQIIHAPRTGRPVSQESMYYWRAPNFFARP, encoded by the coding sequence GTGCCCGTCGCAGCACCGCACGACCACGAGCCACGACGGCGTACGACGTCGCGCTGGGCGAGCGCGGTCGTCCTCGTCGCCGGCCTGGCCGTCGGGGGCGGGCACGCGGCGTACGCCGACGACGACCCGACGCCCAGCGAGTCCGACGTCGCGGCCGCGAAGGACCGGGCCGACGCCAAGGGGCGCGACGTCGCCACCGTGCAGGCCGACCTGATCCGCGCGAACCTCGCGCTCGAGACCGCCGGTGACCGCGCCGCCCAGGCTGCCGAGGCCTGGAACGGCGCCCGCTGGCGCGCCGAGCAGGCACGGGCCGACGCCGACGAGGCCGAGGAGGCCGCCGAGGCAGCGCGTGAGGACGTCGAGTCGCAGCGGGAGCTGTACGCCGCGACGGTCGTGCAGTCCTACGAGGACGGCACCCAGGTGCAGGGACTCTCGGCGATCGTCGAGGCCGACGGGGTCGAGTCGCTGATCGACCGCACGGTCACGATGGGCAACACCTCGGACGCGCTCAACCACCAGTACGACTCCTTCCTCGCCTCGTCGGCCGTCGCTGACGTCACCGCGTCGACCGCGGCCCAGGCCTCCGAGCGGGCCGAGGTCGCCGAGGCGGACGCCGAGGAGGCGTACGACGCCGCCGGGGCCGCCGAGGCCGCAGCCGGGGCGGAGGCGCAGTCGGTGTCCGCCACGAAGGCCGACCTGATCGCCGAGCTCGCCGAGCTCGAGGGGATCAGCGTCCGCCTCGCCGAGAAGCGGCAGTCCGCGCTCGAGCGGGAAGCCGCCGATGCAGCAGCGGCCGCAGCCCAGGCGCAGGCCGAGGCCGTGGCTCAGGCACAGGCGGAGGCGGAAGCGGAGGCCCAGGCCGTGGCGGACGCCCAGGCGCAGGCCCAGGCGGAGCAGGAGCAGCAGTCCGCGCCGACACCCGCGCCGACGCCGACCAGCACGCCGACCACGAAGCCCACGCCGACGCCGACTCCCGCTCCGACGGCAACGCCGACGCCGACGCCGACCGAGACGCCCACACCCACGCCGACCCCCACTCCGACCCCCACGCCGACCCCCACCCCGACCGAGACGCCGACCCCGGCACCGACGCCGACGACGCCTCCGCCCCCGCCCCCGCCCCCGCCGGCGTCGACGGGTGCCGCGGCCGTGATCGCCTTCGCCGCCGCGCAGATCGGCGACCCGTACAAGTGGGGCGCCTCGGGTCCGAACGCGTGGGACTGCTCAGGCCTCACCGCGGGCGCGTGGGCGGCTGCCGGCAAGGTGCTGCCGCACTACTCGGTCGCGCAGTACACCCAGTCGACGAAGATCACCGCCGCCGAGCTCGCGCCGGGTGACCTCGTCTTCTGGGGGTCCTCGAGCAGCCCGAGCTCGATCTACCACGTCGCCCTCTACATCGGCGACGGCCAGATCATCCACGCCCCGCGCACAGGTCGGCCGGTGAGCCAGGAGTCGATGTACTACTGGCGGGCGCCGAACTTCTTCGCCCGTCCTTGA
- a CDS encoding thiamine ABC transporter substrate-binding protein, which produces MLHVRVRAALTASSLASVAALSLVGCSLAGGGGDGSTATEPSASSSGAEQRGGTVVLATHESFHLPKKLVRAFEAETGYDLEVRAAGDAGTLATKLSLTADNPIADAAFGVDNTFASRPLGEGAFAEVTTTTTPPAEYALPEGGDRLVPIDSANVCVNVDTAWFEQEGLEPPRTLDDLADDRYRDLFVTPGASTSSPGMAFFLATVAAFGDSWPDYWTQLLDNGTKVVDGWEDAYYGDFTAASDNGTRPIVVSYDSSPAFTVSGGRTTTAALLDTCFRQVEYAGVLEGADNPAGAEALVDWMLTDEVQSALPESMYVFPVMPGATVPEDWAEFAPQPSDPFEVDPAEIDANREQWLTDWTDVISR; this is translated from the coding sequence ATGTTGCACGTACGCGTCCGCGCTGCCCTCACGGCCTCGAGCCTCGCCTCCGTGGCGGCCTTGTCACTCGTCGGCTGCAGCCTCGCCGGGGGTGGCGGCGACGGGTCGACCGCCACCGAGCCGTCCGCCTCCTCCTCGGGGGCCGAGCAGCGCGGCGGCACCGTCGTCCTGGCCACCCACGAGTCCTTCCACCTGCCCAAGAAGCTGGTCAGGGCGTTCGAGGCCGAGACCGGCTACGACCTTGAGGTCCGCGCCGCGGGCGATGCCGGCACGCTGGCCACCAAGCTCAGCCTCACCGCCGACAACCCGATCGCCGACGCTGCGTTCGGCGTCGACAACACCTTCGCCTCCCGCCCGCTCGGCGAGGGCGCGTTCGCCGAGGTCACCACCACGACGACCCCGCCGGCGGAGTACGCCCTGCCCGAGGGCGGCGACCGGCTGGTGCCGATCGACTCGGCCAACGTGTGCGTCAACGTCGACACCGCGTGGTTCGAGCAGGAGGGCCTCGAGCCGCCGCGCACCCTCGACGACCTCGCCGACGACCGCTACCGCGACCTCTTCGTGACCCCGGGCGCCTCGACCAGCAGCCCGGGGATGGCCTTCTTCCTGGCGACCGTCGCGGCCTTCGGCGACTCGTGGCCCGACTACTGGACCCAGCTGCTCGACAACGGCACCAAGGTCGTCGACGGGTGGGAGGACGCCTACTACGGCGACTTCACCGCCGCCTCCGACAACGGCACCCGCCCGATCGTGGTGTCGTACGACTCCTCCCCGGCCTTCACCGTCAGCGGCGGCAGGACCACGACGGCAGCGCTGCTCGACACCTGCTTCCGGCAGGTGGAGTACGCCGGCGTGCTGGAGGGCGCCGACAACCCCGCGGGCGCCGAGGCGCTGGTCGACTGGATGCTCACCGACGAGGTGCAGAGCGCGCTGCCGGAGTCGATGTACGTCTTCCCCGTGATGCCGGGTGCCACCGTCCCCGAGGACTGGGCCGAGTTCGCGCCGCAGCCGAGCGACCCCTTCGAGGTGGACCCCGCCGAGATCGACGCCAACCGCGAGCAGTGGCTGACCGACTGGACGGACGTCATCTCGCGGTGA
- a CDS encoding alpha/beta hydrolase has product MPSRRHDLLARLVPAVRRSRELDDEPTERARVEAWHATLDQGLDRTLPTRAVPRFAKRWEATVTDIGFPCHVLTPRGRPVTRTLYYVHGGGYMAPIDPFHVRYATRLADAIEARVVMPDYPLAPEHTWKDSHDALVDDAARWAGSEGGAVLAGDSAGGGLALSMALSMRDRGLSQASSLVMHAPWVDLTTSTPETFAADAIDPWLFIGKVQAYAAWWAGSADGLDRPEVSPALGDLTGLPRALVLYGTRDLLAPGCRLLARRAAEAGWDLTAIEEPDLIHVYGLLPFVPESARAFRQVTEFLR; this is encoded by the coding sequence ATGCCGAGTCGCCGCCACGACCTCCTCGCCCGCCTGGTGCCCGCGGTGCGCCGCTCGCGCGAGCTCGATGACGAGCCGACCGAGCGGGCACGCGTCGAGGCCTGGCACGCCACCCTCGACCAGGGGCTCGACCGGACCCTGCCGACCCGCGCGGTTCCGCGCTTCGCGAAGCGGTGGGAGGCCACGGTCACCGACATCGGCTTCCCCTGCCACGTCCTCACCCCGCGCGGCCGGCCGGTGACGCGGACCCTCTACTACGTGCACGGCGGCGGCTACATGGCGCCGATCGACCCCTTCCACGTCCGCTACGCCACCCGCCTGGCCGACGCGATCGAGGCCCGCGTGGTGATGCCCGACTACCCGCTCGCCCCCGAGCACACGTGGAAGGACTCCCACGACGCGCTGGTCGACGACGCCGCGCGGTGGGCGGGCTCGGAGGGCGGTGCGGTGCTGGCCGGCGACTCCGCCGGCGGTGGGCTCGCGCTGTCGATGGCCCTGTCGATGCGCGACCGCGGTCTGTCGCAGGCGTCGTCGCTCGTGATGCACGCGCCCTGGGTGGACCTCACCACCTCGACGCCCGAGACCTTCGCCGCCGACGCGATCGACCCGTGGCTGTTCATCGGCAAGGTGCAGGCGTACGCCGCGTGGTGGGCGGGGTCGGCCGACGGCCTCGACCGTCCCGAGGTGTCGCCCGCGCTCGGCGACCTGACCGGTCTCCCGCGCGCCCTGGTGCTCTACGGCACCCGCGACCTGCTCGCGCCCGGCTGCCGCCTGCTGGCGCGTCGGGCAGCGGAGGCAGGCTGGGACCTCACGGCGATCGAGGAGCCGGACCTGATCCACGTCTACGGCCTGCTCCCCTTCGTCCCCGAGAGCGCCCGCGCCTTCCGTCAGGTGACGGAGTTCCTCCGGTGA
- a CDS encoding GNAT family N-acetyltransferase produces MRVLVAGFDELPVRTAYDVWRLRQQVFVVEQDCPYPDLDGRDLEDSTRHLVLLDDEDAVVGTLRVLDDGGWSRIGRVVVAPAARGRGLAAVMMDEAMALCGDREVRLDAQTGLTAFYEGYGFVATGPEFDEDGVMHVPMARAERPSTL; encoded by the coding sequence GTGAGGGTGCTGGTCGCCGGCTTCGACGAGCTGCCGGTGCGCACGGCGTACGACGTGTGGCGGCTGCGCCAGCAGGTCTTCGTCGTGGAGCAGGACTGCCCCTACCCCGACCTCGACGGCCGCGACCTCGAGGACTCGACCCGCCACCTGGTGCTGCTCGACGACGAGGACGCGGTGGTCGGCACCCTGCGCGTGCTCGACGACGGCGGATGGTCGCGGATCGGCCGCGTGGTGGTCGCCCCGGCCGCACGGGGGCGTGGGCTGGCGGCCGTGATGATGGACGAGGCGATGGCCCTGTGCGGCGACCGCGAGGTGCGACTCGACGCCCAAACCGGGCTCACCGCCTTCTACGAGGGCTACGGCTTCGTGGCGACCGGGCCGGAGTTCGACGAGGACGGCGTCATGCACGTGCCGATGGCCCGCGCGGAGCGTCCCTCGACCTTGTGA
- a CDS encoding ABC transporter ATP-binding protein — protein sequence MLALRDVTVRYGDTAAVDDVSLDLASGQVLAVLGPSGCGKSTLLRAVAGLEPLASGSIAWGGTDLSGTPTHKRGFALMFQDGQLFAHLTVARNVAYALRLRRTPSARVAARVRELLDLVGLSGYDDRLPGTLSGGERQRVALARALAVEPRLILLDEPLSALDASLRERLAGDLRSILHEAGTTALLVTHDHEEAFALADRLAVMRGGRVVQQGAIDEVWREPVDEETALFLGYARVLRDDAARRVLGAAALPPAYAVALRRSALVVDDAGSLSAVVESARVTPELVRLVVRVEGAGIVDAVAPLGGRVAPGDEVSLRVDVTRLAVLPITR from the coding sequence GTGCTGGCCCTGCGGGACGTGACCGTGCGCTACGGCGACACCGCGGCCGTCGACGACGTGTCGCTCGACCTCGCATCGGGACAGGTGCTCGCCGTGCTCGGCCCCTCGGGCTGCGGGAAGTCCACCCTGCTGCGCGCCGTCGCCGGCCTGGAGCCGCTCGCGTCCGGCTCGATCGCCTGGGGCGGCACCGATCTCTCCGGCACGCCCACCCACAAACGCGGCTTCGCGCTGATGTTCCAGGACGGCCAGCTCTTCGCCCACCTGACCGTCGCCCGCAACGTCGCCTACGCGCTCCGGCTCCGTCGTACCCCGTCGGCGCGCGTCGCGGCGCGGGTGCGCGAGCTGCTCGACCTCGTCGGGCTGTCGGGGTACGACGACCGGCTCCCCGGCACCCTGTCCGGGGGAGAGCGGCAGCGGGTCGCCCTCGCCCGGGCGCTCGCCGTCGAGCCGCGACTGATCCTGCTCGACGAGCCGCTGTCGGCGCTCGACGCCTCGCTGCGCGAGCGGCTGGCCGGCGACCTGCGGTCGATCCTGCACGAGGCGGGGACGACCGCCCTGCTGGTCACCCACGACCACGAGGAGGCCTTCGCGCTGGCGGACCGGCTGGCCGTGATGCGCGGCGGACGCGTCGTGCAGCAGGGAGCGATCGACGAGGTGTGGCGCGAACCGGTCGACGAGGAGACCGCCCTGTTCCTCGGCTACGCGCGCGTGCTGCGCGACGACGCCGCGCGCCGCGTGCTCGGGGCCGCCGCGCTGCCGCCGGCGTACGCCGTCGCGCTCCGCCGCTCCGCCCTGGTCGTCGACGACGCCGGCTCCCTGTCCGCTGTCGTCGAGTCCGCGCGCGTGACGCCCGAGCTGGTCCGGCTGGTCGTCCGTGTCGAAGGCGCCGGCATCGTCGACGCCGTCGCTCCGCTCGGCGGCCGGGTCGCCCCCGGCGACGAGGTGTCGCTGCGCGTCGACGTGACGCGTCTCGCTGTGCTGCCGATCACCCGGTGA
- a CDS encoding ABC transporter permease has translation MSLDTPGLVPRPATRPPRASRRIAGLLALAAAPVLVLGVLFVLPVAGMVAEGFVVDGRFAPGAVLDVLARPRVHRVAWFTVWTSGLATLLAVAVGLPAAYALHRLALPGRTAVRAALLVPFVLPTVVVGVAFRQLLGEGGPLGFLGLDGTPVAIVCGLVFFNVAVVVRTVGVAWESLDPRPGQAAAALGASPWQVLRTVTLPALRPAIVGSASIVFLFCATAFGIVLTLGGVRYSTVETEIYLLTTTVFDLQAAAALSVLQIVVVVCLLALSARLRATPDPTAQRVVTPVRAVRRSDAPVVVATLLVLAAMLLPILTLVLGSLSVGDGWGLDNYRALTTAGDDQVLLVPVTAALATSLRTAVDAMWMALLVGGVVSLIVTRRSHSVGERRVRSTLDGFFMLPLGVSAVTLGFGFLITLDEPPLDLRDSPLLVPMAQALVALPLVVRTLAPVLGGIDDRQRQAAASLGASPWRTLLTVDLPVVWKPMLAACGFAFAVSLGEFGATSFLARDTSPTLPVVIFRLIGHPGEMNYGMALAASVVLAVVTAVVVLAVERLRVPGVGAF, from the coding sequence GTGAGTCTCGATACGCCCGGGCTCGTTCCTCGCCCGGCCACTCGACCACCGAGGGCTTCGCGCCGGATCGCCGGCCTGCTCGCCCTCGCGGCCGCGCCGGTCCTGGTGCTGGGCGTGCTCTTCGTCCTGCCGGTGGCCGGCATGGTCGCCGAGGGGTTCGTGGTGGACGGGCGCTTCGCGCCGGGCGCGGTGCTCGACGTCCTGGCGCGGCCGCGCGTGCACCGAGTCGCCTGGTTCACGGTGTGGACCTCCGGCCTCGCGACGCTGCTCGCGGTCGCCGTCGGGCTGCCGGCGGCGTACGCCCTCCACCGGCTCGCGCTGCCGGGCCGCACGGCGGTGCGCGCGGCGCTGCTCGTGCCGTTCGTGCTCCCGACCGTCGTCGTCGGCGTCGCCTTCCGCCAGCTGCTGGGGGAGGGCGGCCCGCTGGGCTTCCTCGGCCTCGACGGCACGCCCGTCGCCATCGTGTGCGGGCTGGTCTTCTTCAACGTCGCCGTCGTGGTGCGCACCGTCGGGGTCGCGTGGGAGTCGCTCGACCCGCGGCCCGGGCAGGCCGCGGCCGCGCTGGGCGCGTCGCCGTGGCAGGTGCTGCGCACCGTGACCCTGCCGGCGCTGCGGCCCGCGATCGTCGGCTCCGCGAGCATCGTCTTCCTCTTCTGCGCGACCGCCTTCGGCATCGTGCTCACCCTCGGCGGGGTCCGCTACTCGACGGTCGAGACCGAGATCTACCTGCTCACCACCACCGTCTTCGACCTGCAGGCGGCGGCCGCGCTGTCGGTGCTGCAGATCGTGGTGGTCGTCTGCCTGCTCGCCCTCTCCGCGCGACTGCGGGCCACTCCGGACCCGACGGCCCAGCGCGTGGTGACGCCGGTGCGGGCCGTACGCCGCTCCGACGCGCCCGTCGTCGTCGCGACGCTGCTGGTGCTGGCGGCGATGCTGCTGCCGATCCTCACGCTCGTGCTCGGGTCGCTGAGCGTCGGCGACGGCTGGGGGCTCGACAACTACCGTGCGCTCACCACCGCCGGCGACGACCAGGTCCTCCTCGTGCCGGTCACCGCGGCGCTTGCGACGAGCCTGCGCACCGCCGTCGACGCGATGTGGATGGCGCTCCTCGTCGGTGGCGTGGTGTCGCTGATCGTGACGCGCCGCTCGCACTCGGTCGGGGAGCGGCGGGTGCGCTCGACCCTCGACGGCTTCTTCATGCTGCCCCTGGGCGTGAGCGCGGTGACGCTCGGCTTCGGCTTCCTGATCACCCTCGACGAGCCGCCGCTCGACCTCCGCGACTCGCCCCTGCTCGTGCCGATGGCCCAGGCGCTGGTCGCCCTGCCGCTCGTCGTGCGCACCCTCGCCCCGGTGCTGGGCGGCATCGACGACCGGCAGCGCCAGGCCGCCGCCTCGCTGGGCGCCTCCCCGTGGCGGACGCTGCTCACCGTCGACCTGCCGGTGGTCTGGAAGCCGATGCTCGCCGCCTGCGGCTTCGCCTTCGCGGTGTCGCTGGGGGAGTTCGGCGCGACGTCCTTCCTGGCGCGCGACACCAGTCCGACCCTGCCCGTCGTGATCTTCCGGTTGATCGGGCACCCCGGCGAGATGAACTACGGGATGGCCCTGGCCGCCTCCGTCGTGCTCGCTGTCGTCACGGCCGTGGTGGTCCTGGCCGTCGAGCGGCTGCGCGTGCCGGGTGTGGGAGCGTTCTGA
- a CDS encoding phosphatase PAP2 family protein — protein sequence MYRPAYALLVGVAATMGALAVTAALVLDRPLVDPEGFLGPSWLRLPLLILGAFLLDILPRTLWYSRMNPALMRDIARERIREHWDRERITLVVLGLVSFYITYVCYRNLKSFLPFIMGEDKYDRELHLVDRALMFGHEPATILHTMFGTGFSAHILSTIYLWFLPLVPLALAAWLVWSRNITFGYWFATSQCLAWSLGTASYFALPTLGPGFQYSYLYADLPDTGSSALMESLFYGRKGVIRDGAEGAVQSVAGFASLHVAITLLVALMVQYTLRNKVLHIVFWTNFAITVVATLYFGWHYIADDLAGVVIALFSFWLGGLASGQKFDRHGLASHPTSTTSQVPVDAE from the coding sequence GTGTACAGACCGGCCTATGCCCTGCTCGTGGGAGTCGCCGCCACCATGGGCGCGCTGGCTGTCACGGCTGCGCTCGTGCTCGACCGCCCCCTGGTCGACCCGGAGGGCTTCCTCGGTCCGTCGTGGCTGCGGCTGCCGCTGCTGATCCTCGGGGCGTTCCTGCTCGACATCCTGCCCCGGACGCTGTGGTACTCGCGGATGAATCCGGCGCTGATGCGCGACATCGCGCGCGAGCGGATCCGTGAGCACTGGGACCGCGAGCGGATCACCCTGGTGGTGCTCGGGCTCGTGTCCTTCTACATCACCTACGTCTGCTACCGGAACCTCAAGTCGTTCCTCCCCTTCATCATGGGCGAGGACAAGTACGACCGCGAGCTGCACCTGGTCGACCGGGCGCTGATGTTCGGCCACGAGCCGGCGACGATCCTGCACACGATGTTCGGCACCGGGTTCTCCGCCCACATCCTGTCCACGATCTACCTGTGGTTCCTGCCGCTCGTGCCGCTGGCGCTCGCCGCCTGGCTGGTGTGGTCGCGCAACATCACCTTCGGCTACTGGTTCGCCACCTCCCAGTGCCTGGCCTGGTCGCTCGGCACCGCGTCCTACTTCGCGCTGCCGACCCTCGGTCCCGGCTTCCAGTACAGCTACCTCTACGCCGACCTCCCCGACACCGGGTCGAGCGCGTTGATGGAGTCACTGTTCTACGGACGCAAGGGGGTCATCCGCGACGGCGCGGAAGGCGCCGTGCAATCCGTGGCCGGCTTCGCCTCGCTCCACGTCGCCATCACCCTGCTCGTCGCGCTGATGGTGCAGTACACGCTCCGCAACAAGGTCCTCCACATCGTGTTCTGGACCAACTTCGCCATCACCGTCGTGGCGACCCTCTACTTCGGCTGGCACTACATCGCCGACGACCTCGCCGGCGTGGTGATCGCCCTCTTCTCCTTCTGGCTCGGCGGGCTCGCGAGCGGGCAGAAGTTCGATCGACATGGCTTGGCGAGCCATCCGACCTCGACGACCAGCCAGGTTCCCGTCGACGCCGAGTGA